TCAAAATATCGAAGTGCGTAGCCCTCGTGACACTCTACGCGAAGCCTTAAAACTTGGGTTAATTGACGATGGTAACGTGTGGAGTCTGTTGTTAGAAAAACGTAATTTAACTAGCCATACATATGATGAGAACCTAGCTATAGAAGTATATCAGTTCGTAAAATATACTGGGGTCAGATTATTTTTAGAACTCGAAAGTAAAATCGAATTAAAGATTGGCAACATATGAAAACGATTGCTTTTGGGCTTAGCCAGCATATTATTGACAAAATTTTAGAAGTATTTACGAAGCATCACAAAATTGAGAGAGTAGTTATTTTTGGTTCTCGGGCTTTAGGTAATTTTAAATCTTATTCAGATATCGATCTAGCGGTTTATGGCGAGCAATTAGAGGCTAACGAATTCAGCCGACTTAGCTTTGAATTGCATGAGTTGCCTATAGTGTTTTCAATAGATGTAATCCATGCAAATCAAATCAGTAATCAAGCTTTGCTCGACAGAGTTGAGAGCGAAGGCCAACAAATTTATCCCGTACTTTAAATAAGGGTGAAATATGCAAATTTACGAAGGTGCTATAGTTACTTGCGATGCTGTAGGTTCGCTAAAACAGTTTCTTGTTGAAGATAAGGGTAAGATAGTCTTCGTTGGTGATGAACTCCCTAATGATTATATTAAATTGCCTCGCGTTAAGTTACAAGACCAAGCTTTACTGCCAGCCTTTGCTGATACTCATATTCATTATATGTCGCATGCGTTATTTGACAACGGGCTTGATGTGCGTACTGCTGCATCAA
This genomic stretch from Deltaproteobacteria bacterium harbors:
- a CDS encoding nucleotidyltransferase domain-containing protein, which encodes MKTIAFGLSQHIIDKILEVFTKHHKIERVVIFGSRALGNFKSYSDIDLAVYGEQLEANEFSRLSFELHELPIVFSIDVIHANQISNQALLDRVESEGQQIYPVL
- a CDS encoding nucleotidyltransferase substrate binding protein, with product MDSRRLFERIAEYKKALARLQQALQEPENELIRDAVIQRFEFTFELAWKTIKLYLEFQNIEVRSPRDTLREALKLGLIDDGNVWSLLLEKRNLTSHTYDENLAIEVYQFVKYTGVRLFLELESKIELKIGNI